The following are from one region of the Meleagris gallopavo isolate NT-WF06-2002-E0010 breed Aviagen turkey brand Nicholas breeding stock chromosome 21, Turkey_5.1, whole genome shotgun sequence genome:
- the LOC116217358 gene encoding breast carcinoma-amplified sequence 3-like isoform X2, with the protein MEVLWSQGLPNISHLFVEGAFDRSVTLLEVCGSWPENFGLRHMSSMEHTDEGLRERLADAMCESPSRDIVGSGTELQREGSIETLSNSSGSTSGSIPRNFDGYRSPLPTNENQPLSLFPTGFP; encoded by the exons ATGGAAGTGCTGTGGTCCCAGGGTCTCCCGAACATCTCCCATTTGTTTGTTGAAGGTGCCTTTGACCGGAGCGTGACCCTGCTGGAGGTGTGCGGGAGCTGGCCCGAGAACTTCGGTCTCCGTCACATGTCTTCCATGGAGCACACTGACGAGGGCCTCCGGGAGCGCCTGGCCGATGCGATGTGCGAATCCCCCAGCAGGGACATAGTGGGATCAGGAACAG AGCTTCAGCGAGAGGGAAGCATAGAGACGCTCAGTAACAGCTCCGGGTCCACCAGTGGAAGTATTCCTCGCAATTTCGATGGCTACAGATCGCCCCTCCCGACTAATGAGAACCAGCCCCTCAGCCTCTTCCCCACAGGCTTCCCCTGA
- the LOC116217358 gene encoding breast carcinoma-amplified sequence 3-like isoform X1 — translation MEVLWSQGLPNISHLFVEGAFDRSVTLLEVCGSWPENFGLRHMSSMEHTDEGLRERLADAMCESPSRDIVGSGTETAGEVAVKNITTKRHMALKCFELQREGSIETLSNSSGSTSGSIPRNFDGYRSPLPTNENQPLSLFPTGFP, via the exons ATGGAAGTGCTGTGGTCCCAGGGTCTCCCGAACATCTCCCATTTGTTTGTTGAAGGTGCCTTTGACCGGAGCGTGACCCTGCTGGAGGTGTGCGGGAGCTGGCCCGAGAACTTCGGTCTCCGTCACATGTCTTCCATGGAGCACACTGACGAGGGCCTCCGGGAGCGCCTGGCCGATGCGATGTGCGAATCCCCCAGCAGGGACATAGTGGGATCAGGAACAG AAACAGCCGGTGAAGTAGCAGTAAAAAACATCACCACAAAGAGGCACAtggctttgaaatgttttg AGCTTCAGCGAGAGGGAAGCATAGAGACGCTCAGTAACAGCTCCGGGTCCACCAGTGGAAGTATTCCTCGCAATTTCGATGGCTACAGATCGCCCCTCCCGACTAATGAGAACCAGCCCCTCAGCCTCTTCCCCACAGGCTTCCCCTGA